One stretch of Fibrobacter succinogenes DNA includes these proteins:
- the aroC gene encoding chorismate synthase, whose product MSSTFGKIFSVTTWGESHGPAVGAVLDGCPAGLPITEEMVQAELNRRRPGQGKVTTARNEKDQVKILSGVFEGKTTGTPISFVVFNEDQHSKDYADIAKWYRPGHADLCYDLKYGFRDYRGGGRSSARETIGRVAAGAVAKAFLKAVAGTEFLSWVSSVGEVDCPAFDVSKLTLDQIEASPVRCPDETASKKMEEAILEAKSNGDSIGGTVSLFVKNVPVALGEPVFDRLDALLAQAMLSIPACKGFEIGSGFAAARMHGSEHNDEIFVEGNTYHTRTNNAGGSLGGISNGEPIYCRMAFKPTATISQLQKTAGRGLENGELAAKGRHDPCVAVRAPVIVESMAALVLADLYLQQKRNCLD is encoded by the coding sequence ATGTCTAGCACTTTTGGAAAGATATTTTCAGTCACTACATGGGGTGAATCCCATGGTCCCGCCGTCGGAGCCGTCCTCGATGGATGCCCCGCAGGCCTCCCGATTACCGAAGAGATGGTTCAGGCCGAACTGAACCGCAGGCGTCCGGGCCAGGGCAAGGTCACGACCGCCCGTAACGAAAAGGACCAGGTGAAAATTCTTTCCGGCGTTTTCGAAGGCAAAACGACTGGCACGCCCATTTCTTTCGTCGTTTTTAACGAAGACCAGCATAGCAAAGACTATGCCGACATCGCCAAGTGGTACAGACCGGGGCATGCAGACCTCTGCTACGACCTCAAGTACGGTTTCCGCGATTACCGCGGCGGCGGCAGAAGTTCTGCCCGCGAGACCATCGGTCGCGTAGCCGCAGGCGCCGTCGCGAAAGCGTTCCTCAAGGCAGTCGCCGGCACAGAATTTCTCTCTTGGGTATCTTCCGTTGGCGAAGTCGATTGCCCCGCATTCGATGTGAGCAAGCTCACGCTTGACCAAATTGAAGCCTCCCCCGTGCGCTGCCCGGACGAAACCGCCAGCAAAAAAATGGAAGAAGCCATCCTGGAAGCAAAGTCCAATGGCGATAGCATCGGCGGAACGGTTTCGCTTTTCGTGAAAAACGTCCCTGTAGCCCTTGGCGAACCGGTATTCGACAGGCTCGACGCGCTCCTCGCACAAGCAATGCTTTCCATACCAGCATGCAAGGGATTTGAAATCGGTAGCGGATTTGCCGCAGCGCGCATGCACGGCAGCGAGCATAACGACGAAATTTTCGTCGAAGGCAACACCTACCACACGCGCACAAACAATGCGGGCGGTAGCCTTGGCGGTATTTCGAATGGCGAGCCCATTTACTGCCGCATGGCGTTTAAGCCGACCGCTACAATTTCGCAGTTGCAAAAGACCGCCGGCCGCGGTCTTGAGAATGGTGAACTTGCCGCCAAGGGAAGACACGATCCTTGTGTTGCAGTCCGCGCTCCGGTGATTGTGGAAAGCATGGCCGCTCTCGTCCTTGCCGATTTGTACTTGCAGCAGAAACGCAATTGCCTCGATTAA
- a CDS encoding tetraacyldisaccharide 4'-kinase → MILVTKFFRLIAAAFYRIAYKLHHKFFLRPQPQLRIPVVIVGSYLAGGAGKTPFTIWLAKYFQEQGKKIAILCHCAAWDEFTLLKQELQLDLAQNLHTTLQSNTQPIIHEISVLATKNRYATAKEIQDKFDIIICDDGFEDSRFTGAIRFCLDWQEPPDSWTSLMPAGKFRSLKQDHSENEIVHLNCFDANAPDIRFSIESITNFTPGTPLTAKIICGLGAPKRFIEDVHAFGNRFGIAIKKSITRPDHDKHFAQIIEAELSKNSDIIISQKDACRLPQALLTHPKLHITIQKMTITNRTIAIIHSTINKPTEQPH, encoded by the coding sequence ATGATACTCGTAACGAAGTTTTTCCGCCTTATCGCAGCCGCATTCTACAGAATTGCATACAAACTGCATCACAAATTCTTTTTGCGTCCGCAGCCGCAGCTGCGGATTCCCGTCGTTATCGTCGGGAGCTATTTGGCCGGTGGCGCAGGAAAGACGCCTTTCACCATCTGGCTCGCAAAGTACTTTCAAGAACAAGGTAAAAAAATAGCAATCCTTTGCCATTGCGCCGCATGGGATGAATTTACCCTATTAAAACAGGAACTCCAATTAGATCTGGCACAGAATTTGCATACAACATTACAAAGCAACACTCAGCCAATCATTCATGAAATAAGCGTCCTTGCGACCAAAAACCGCTACGCTACGGCAAAAGAAATTCAAGACAAATTCGATATCATCATTTGCGACGACGGGTTCGAAGACTCCCGTTTTACAGGCGCCATCCGTTTCTGCTTGGACTGGCAAGAACCGCCAGACTCCTGGACAAGCCTTATGCCCGCCGGAAAATTCCGCAGCCTAAAACAAGACCACAGCGAAAACGAAATCGTCCACCTTAACTGCTTCGATGCAAACGCTCCCGATATCCGATTTTCCATTGAGTCCATTACAAATTTCACTCCCGGCACTCCTCTTACCGCAAAAATCATTTGCGGACTCGGCGCCCCCAAACGTTTTATCGAAGACGTCCACGCATTCGGAAACAGATTCGGCATAGCCATCAAAAAATCCATAACTCGCCCCGACCACGACAAGCATTTCGCACAAATCATCGAAGCCGAACTTTCAAAAAACAGTGACATCATCATATCGCAAAAAGACGCTTGCCGACTTCCACAAGCGCTACTTACCCACCCCAAACTCCACATTACGATTCAGAAGATGACTATTACAAATAGAACTATAGCCATTATCCACAGTACTATCAACAAGCCAACCGAACAGCCTCATTAA